From Endozoicomonas sp. 8E, the proteins below share one genomic window:
- a CDS encoding RNA-guided endonuclease InsQ/TnpB family protein: MATTGSDLLKDAKIVASKKIRFYPENEQAYHDALMLYRRSYNLAVERFRNDDYKDASGKFINMRPAIKAQVEQEQKESGRAYNSIVSDNGTLAAATTFKAVCEHNKKLKGAKEGFAEISFKSRKGSRHSFSIDRLPKGLNPCVQALGKIHLAEDVPAEAIGKSCVVTYDKGRWFIQVQQHIELNPEIQGKVRCIGVDPGVRTFATCYSEKEALIAGDNVAKTKLFPLMKQVDSLISQKQKILNTQKGVKFPDMPQWARDRIIHFNREIDRLKRKKDDIVLDLHNRLAFELVSNYDVVFLPTFETRGMVTRKDKKVRTIRRNTCRQMLDLNHYQFKKRLKWYAKKYGKHVVDCNEAYTSKTQSWNGTIDEKLGSSKIIKGEGFTVDRDINGARNVFLKCLTR; the protein is encoded by the coding sequence ATAGCCACTACGGGAAGCGATCTGCTAAAAGACGCAAAGATAGTAGCGTCAAAAAAGATCAGGTTTTACCCAGAGAATGAGCAAGCCTATCACGATGCCCTGATGCTCTATAGGAGGTCGTACAACCTTGCTGTTGAGCGTTTCCGTAACGATGACTATAAAGATGCCAGCGGAAAATTCATCAACATGCGACCCGCCATTAAAGCTCAAGTGGAGCAGGAGCAAAAAGAAAGTGGCAGGGCTTATAACTCGATTGTTTCTGATAATGGAACACTGGCGGCAGCGACCACATTCAAAGCGGTCTGCGAGCACAACAAGAAGCTCAAGGGAGCTAAAGAGGGCTTTGCAGAAATCAGTTTCAAAAGCCGCAAAGGTAGCAGGCACTCATTCTCTATTGACCGTTTGCCAAAGGGATTAAATCCCTGCGTACAGGCTCTTGGCAAGATTCACCTGGCAGAAGATGTGCCAGCAGAAGCGATTGGTAAATCTTGTGTCGTAACCTACGACAAAGGTCGCTGGTTCATTCAGGTTCAACAACATATTGAGCTAAATCCCGAAATCCAAGGGAAGGTTAGATGCATTGGAGTTGACCCCGGAGTTCGCACCTTTGCCACGTGCTACAGCGAAAAAGAGGCATTGATAGCGGGTGATAACGTTGCAAAAACAAAGCTGTTCCCACTGATGAAACAAGTGGACAGCTTGATCAGTCAAAAGCAAAAAATCCTGAACACGCAGAAGGGCGTTAAGTTCCCCGACATGCCCCAGTGGGCAAGAGATCGGATTATTCATTTCAACAGGGAAATTGACCGGCTGAAACGCAAAAAGGATGACATTGTTCTTGATCTGCATAACCGGCTGGCGTTCGAGCTGGTGTCGAACTACGACGTTGTATTTTTGCCAACCTTTGAGACAAGAGGTATGGTCACACGCAAAGATAAGAAGGTTCGCACCATTCGCCGTAACACCTGCCGCCAGATGCTTGACCTCAATCACTACCAATTCAAAAAGCGGCTTAAGTGGTACGCAAAAAAGTATGGAAAGCATGTAGTTGATTGCAACGAAGCCTATACATCCAAGACTCAATCATGGAACGGGACCATTGACGAAAAATTAGGTTCTTCCAAAATTATAAAGGGTGAGGGCTTCACCGTTGATCGTGATATCAACGGTGCCAGAAATGTCTTTCTTAAGTGTTTGACAAGGTAG
- a CDS encoding Fic family protein has translation MFLTPPQNPERVESLMTNLVAYLNDSELSDNDPLVKMAVIHFQFESIRPFYDGNGRTGRIINILYLVTQQLLDLPVLYLSRYIIRNKAEYYSRLQAVRDHEEWEGWLLFMLEAVSETSKETTTLIDEIKNRMQAVKHRMREELPKIYSQDLLNHLFSHPYTKIEFIEKELNVSRLTATKYLNQLCDKGFLNKQKMGRSNYYINEPLVTLFLNIGQ, from the coding sequence CTGTTTTTAACCCCTCCTCAAAACCCGGAAAGGGTTGAGTCTCTGATGACAAATCTGGTGGCTTATCTCAACGACAGTGAGCTTTCAGACAACGATCCACTGGTAAAAATGGCAGTTATTCACTTCCAGTTTGAGAGTATTCGTCCATTTTACGACGGGAATGGCCGAACAGGTCGAATCATCAATATCCTCTACCTGGTCACTCAACAGTTACTGGACCTGCCAGTGCTCTACTTAAGCCGTTACATTATTCGCAACAAGGCTGAGTACTACTCACGATTACAGGCAGTAAGAGACCATGAGGAGTGGGAAGGCTGGTTACTGTTCATGCTTGAAGCCGTGTCAGAAACATCGAAAGAAACCACAACTCTGATTGATGAAATAAAAAACCGGATGCAGGCTGTAAAGCATAGAATGCGTGAAGAACTCCCCAAAATCTACAGTCAGGATCTGCTAAACCATCTGTTCAGCCACCCTTACACAAAAATAGAGTTTATTGAAAAAGAGCTGAATGTCAGCCGACTGACTGCCACCAAATACCTGAATCAGCTGTGTGACAAGGGGTTTTTGAACAAGCAAAAAATGGGGCGAAGTAATTATTATATTAACGAGCCTCTGGTTACACTGTTTTTGAATATTGGTCAGTGA
- a CDS encoding glycosyltransferase family 32 protein, giving the protein MHSKIIHYCWFGGSLPEHQKEYIEGWRAAFPDYEIKHWHEDNIPSDDVYVERVLAAKKWAFLADHVRLYALYNYGGIYFDTDIKVIKNFEDELTNEVECLFGFETDASSNKHYVGTAVIAAQKKSSFIKSFLNQYDNRLGRMMARNDRVTGPKVLTPLLEQKGLSSSETQNLGNIRILQRALFYPSSEEELQNCYTKHDWDGSWRTPGKKNLGDRLYKKRRKLFEKLLGRRNNR; this is encoded by the coding sequence ATGCACTCAAAAATCATTCACTATTGCTGGTTTGGAGGTTCCCTTCCTGAACATCAAAAAGAATATATTGAAGGTTGGAGAGCTGCTTTCCCAGATTATGAAATCAAACACTGGCATGAAGACAATATACCTTCCGATGATGTGTACGTAGAGCGTGTTCTTGCAGCTAAAAAATGGGCCTTTCTGGCAGATCATGTTCGACTCTATGCCCTCTATAACTATGGTGGCATTTACTTTGATACAGACATAAAAGTAATTAAAAACTTCGAAGATGAGCTAACTAACGAAGTAGAATGCTTATTTGGATTTGAGACAGATGCTTCTTCCAATAAACACTATGTAGGTACTGCAGTAATAGCCGCACAAAAAAAATCAAGCTTTATTAAAAGCTTTCTTAATCAGTACGACAATAGGTTAGGCCGGATGATGGCAAGAAATGACCGGGTAACCGGACCTAAAGTACTTACTCCACTTCTTGAACAAAAAGGGCTGTCTTCATCTGAAACCCAAAATCTTGGCAACATAAGAATTTTACAAAGAGCTTTATTCTACCCTAGCTCTGAAGAAGAACTACAAAATTGTTATACAAAACATGACTGGGATGGCTCCTGGAGAACCCCTGGAAAAAAGAATCTGGGAGATAGACTTTACAAGAAAAGACGAAAGCTTTTTGAAAAGCTCTTAGGAAGGAGGAATAACCGCTGA
- a CDS encoding lipopolysaccharide kinase InaA family protein, translating into MQPNFEDDVSQLENNILPENWEWISCSKQAKMARYNGSPVCYFKEFIPKSFLEKLKMKFRGTRCEVWVKQAHIAMNAGFEVPEIVATGVLKNHHHYLITASGPSGAVPEYILKKPKCDEQKRQEFIKAFGSYIGKMHRAGIVHGDLRAGNILMEPSLPPLFVMIDIERNSQHNVIPISLVKKNLIQLIKRISFDQFSAKDRLLFYKHYNSSYQRFDDKQQKKLAYDVIGLVKKQNLWGGSQNVSQ; encoded by the coding sequence ATGCAGCCTAACTTTGAAGACGATGTTTCCCAACTTGAAAACAATATCCTTCCTGAAAACTGGGAGTGGATCAGCTGTTCCAAACAGGCCAAAATGGCACGCTATAATGGAAGCCCTGTTTGCTATTTCAAAGAGTTTATTCCTAAAAGTTTTCTGGAAAAGCTTAAGATGAAGTTTCGTGGCACTCGCTGTGAAGTTTGGGTGAAACAAGCTCATATAGCCATGAATGCAGGCTTTGAGGTTCCTGAAATTGTTGCAACAGGTGTGCTCAAAAACCATCATCACTATCTAATAACGGCATCAGGCCCTTCCGGTGCAGTCCCTGAATATATTTTAAAAAAACCTAAGTGCGACGAACAAAAGCGTCAAGAGTTTATAAAAGCCTTTGGCTCTTACATCGGTAAAATGCACAGGGCAGGTATAGTTCATGGTGACCTGCGTGCAGGCAATATTTTAATGGAGCCGAGTCTACCTCCACTTTTTGTCATGATCGATATTGAGAGAAACTCTCAACATAACGTAATACCAATTAGCCTAGTTAAGAAAAACCTGATTCAATTAATAAAAAGGATCTCATTCGATCAGTTTTCTGCTAAAGACAGACTGCTCTTCTACAAGCACTATAATTCCAGCTATCAGCGCTTTGACGACAAACAACAAAAAAAACTCGCTTATGATGTCATTGGCCTAGTGAAAAAACAGAACCTATGGGGTGGTAGCCAGAATGTCTCCCAATAA
- a CDS encoding pyridoxal-dependent decarboxylase, exosortase A system-associated translates to MSKQHDRLQRISVKNNHLQVAGRPAEQLVAMAGGTPCYIYDRKSLTERVQSLRSVMPSDLKLHYAIKANPMPAVVYHLAGLVDGLDVASQREMMVAISSGIDPESISFAGPAKRVEELRAAVAASIVINVESSLELERLYQLSLELPIKPKIAFRVNPDFELKSSGMKMAGGPKQFGIDAELMPDVLSGLDTEKVDFYGFHIYSGSQNLNPDALIDAHGKTFELAARLCDLAPVPVRHVNIGGGLGIPYFPGEQALDLIPVAEHLKKLMEARSGRLKNAEIVMELGRYLVGEAGYYFCQITDKKKSRGQTYLMTDGGLHHHLSNSGNFGQVIRKNYPVLIASRIASEEKEIVEIVGPLCTPLDIVGAKLELPVAGVGDLVVVLQSGAYGATASPQKFLSHPEVKEILI, encoded by the coding sequence ATGAGCAAGCAGCATGATCGTCTGCAGAGAATTTCAGTCAAGAATAATCATCTTCAGGTCGCTGGCCGTCCTGCTGAGCAGCTGGTGGCCATGGCCGGCGGAACACCTTGTTACATATACGACAGAAAGTCTCTCACTGAGCGGGTACAGTCCCTACGTTCGGTGATGCCTTCTGACTTAAAGTTGCATTATGCGATCAAAGCCAATCCAATGCCCGCTGTTGTTTATCATCTGGCAGGTCTTGTCGATGGCCTGGATGTGGCTTCCCAGAGGGAAATGATGGTCGCTATAAGTTCGGGTATTGATCCTGAATCGATTAGCTTTGCCGGGCCTGCAAAAAGAGTAGAAGAACTCAGGGCGGCTGTGGCCGCCAGTATCGTGATTAATGTTGAATCCAGTTTGGAACTGGAGAGGCTTTACCAGCTTTCCTTGGAGTTGCCGATAAAGCCCAAAATCGCTTTTCGGGTCAATCCTGATTTTGAACTTAAGTCCTCTGGCATGAAAATGGCTGGAGGTCCGAAACAGTTTGGTATTGACGCAGAATTAATGCCTGACGTGTTATCCGGGCTGGATACCGAAAAAGTAGACTTTTATGGTTTTCATATTTATTCCGGCTCACAGAATCTGAATCCGGATGCATTGATAGATGCTCACGGGAAAACATTTGAGCTGGCTGCACGACTTTGTGATTTGGCTCCTGTTCCGGTTCGGCATGTCAACATAGGTGGCGGCTTGGGGATTCCCTATTTTCCGGGTGAACAGGCGCTGGATCTTATCCCTGTTGCTGAACATTTGAAAAAGTTGATGGAGGCTCGCTCGGGCCGATTAAAAAACGCTGAGATAGTCATGGAGTTAGGCCGATATCTGGTCGGTGAAGCGGGTTACTATTTCTGCCAGATTACTGATAAAAAAAAATCCAGGGGGCAAACCTACCTGATGACAGATGGAGGGCTGCATCACCACCTGTCGAACTCTGGCAATTTTGGTCAGGTTATCCGTAAAAACTACCCCGTGCTGATTGCCAGTCGCATCGCATCGGAAGAGAAAGAAATCGTTGAGATCGTTGGGCCTTTGTGCACGCCTCTGGATATTGTTGGGGCCAAGCTGGAGCTGCCTGTAGCCGGAGTGGGTGATCTGGTTGTTGTACTTCAGTCAGGCGCCTATGGAGCCACGGCCAGTCCGCAGAAGTTCTTGAGTCATCCCGAAGTGAAAGAGATTTTGATTTGA
- a CDS encoding recombinase family protein, with protein sequence MHGTDPVTLRKSESTGELLPARKTKVGTCYYDVSELMGYSNEAAPTLCYCRVSSHDQKPDLDRQQELLEAYCSIEGWRTQVIRKNA encoded by the coding sequence TTGCATGGTACAGACCCAGTAACACTACGAAAATCGGAAAGTACAGGTGAGCTGCTTCCTGCCAGAAAGACCAAAGTTGGAACTTGTTACTACGACGTGTCTGAATTGATGGGCTACAGTAACGAAGCTGCGCCTACGCTTTGCTATTGCAGAGTATCCAGTCACGACCAAAAGCCAGACTTAGACAGGCAGCAAGAGTTACTGGAAGCCTACTGTTCTATAGAAGGTTGGCGAACTCAGGTTATACGAAAAAATGCTTGA
- a CDS encoding BrnA antitoxin family protein: MSDTRKRPDFKTEEEERAFWEHHDSSDYVDWCKAEAVTLPNLKPSTKTISLRLPESLLDGIKQEAKKRDMPYQSLIKYWLANEIRRNQGTT, encoded by the coding sequence ATGAGCGATACACGAAAACGACCTGATTTCAAAACCGAGGAAGAAGAGCGAGCGTTCTGGGAACACCACGACTCAAGTGATTATGTGGACTGGTGCAAGGCTGAAGCTGTTACCTTGCCGAACCTGAAGCCTTCAACCAAGACCATATCCTTACGGCTGCCGGAAAGCTTGCTGGACGGCATTAAACAAGAGGCCAAAAAAAGAGATATGCCTTATCAGTCACTGATTAAATACTGGCTGGCCAATGAGATCAGGCGAAACCAAGGCACGACCTAA
- a CDS encoding acyl-CoA ligase (AMP-forming), exosortase A system-associated, whose translation MSQLLHQLLFDQAEKAPLSQALGIKSQWYDYASVALHVKSVASGLQSLGLSRHARVAVYLPKTAEAVFSYLGTTAAGGVMVPVNPVLKAPQVLHILTDCKASVLITNKARFKQIEASLTDCHDLSHIILVDGHSEEESRVQVIAWSDFLKEEKAWFQPPSIDMDMAAILYTSGSTGRPKGVVLSHRNMVTGAYSVSEYLENTHHDRLLCVLPFSFDYGFSQLTTAFASGASCYLLEYLLPGDIIKQVAQQKITGLALVPPLWVQLSEMSWPEEAALSLRYFTNSGGAMPSSTLDALRNKLPQTSPYLMYGLTEAFRSSYLPPEDVDRRPGSMGRAIPNAELLVINEHGLPCKPHEPGELVHRGSLVALGYWNDPERTKERFKPVPLSIQEIPTPELAVWSGDTVTQDEDGYLYFVGRKDDMIKTSGYRVSPSELEELMYASGMVLEVAAIGVSHDQLGQAIVLIVVSATDEPVEEKAVIKYIQKHMPTYMMPLRVITQSALARNPNGKIDRKTLAAEYENLFVSGESK comes from the coding sequence ATGAGCCAGCTGTTACATCAATTACTGTTTGATCAGGCCGAAAAAGCACCTCTGTCTCAGGCTCTGGGGATTAAATCTCAGTGGTATGATTATGCTTCGGTTGCCCTGCATGTAAAAAGCGTGGCTTCAGGCTTGCAGAGTCTGGGATTATCGAGGCACGCAAGAGTCGCTGTTTATCTGCCAAAAACTGCTGAAGCAGTATTCAGTTATCTTGGAACAACGGCGGCCGGTGGCGTCATGGTGCCTGTCAATCCGGTGTTGAAAGCACCTCAGGTGTTGCATATTCTGACGGATTGCAAAGCCAGTGTTCTGATTACTAATAAGGCTCGCTTCAAGCAGATTGAGGCCAGCCTGACCGATTGCCACGATTTGAGTCATATCATTTTGGTGGATGGGCACTCTGAAGAGGAAAGTCGTGTTCAGGTTATTGCCTGGTCAGATTTCCTGAAGGAGGAGAAGGCCTGGTTTCAACCGCCCTCTATTGATATGGATATGGCCGCGATTCTCTATACCTCCGGAAGTACCGGTAGGCCCAAGGGGGTGGTACTTTCTCATCGTAATATGGTGACCGGAGCTTATAGTGTCTCTGAATATCTCGAAAATACTCATCATGACCGACTCTTGTGTGTACTGCCGTTTAGCTTTGACTATGGTTTCAGTCAATTAACCACTGCCTTTGCCTCCGGTGCCAGCTGTTATCTGCTGGAGTATCTGCTGCCCGGAGATATCATCAAACAAGTGGCTCAGCAGAAAATTACCGGCCTGGCTCTGGTGCCACCCCTTTGGGTACAGCTTTCTGAAATGAGCTGGCCTGAAGAAGCCGCATTGAGTCTGAGGTATTTCACGAATTCTGGTGGAGCTATGCCATCGTCAACCCTGGATGCACTTAGAAATAAATTGCCACAGACTTCACCTTATTTAATGTATGGCCTGACAGAAGCCTTTCGATCGAGTTATCTGCCACCCGAAGACGTGGACCGTCGTCCAGGCTCCATGGGCAGGGCTATTCCCAATGCTGAATTACTGGTTATCAATGAGCATGGACTACCCTGTAAACCCCATGAGCCGGGAGAACTGGTGCATCGGGGAAGTCTGGTGGCACTGGGCTATTGGAATGATCCTGAACGAACCAAAGAGCGTTTCAAACCCGTACCTTTGTCGATTCAGGAAATTCCAACCCCTGAGCTGGCTGTCTGGTCGGGTGATACTGTTACCCAGGATGAAGACGGTTATTTGTATTTCGTCGGTCGCAAAGATGACATGATCAAGACGTCAGGCTATCGGGTAAGTCCCAGTGAGCTTGAAGAGCTAATGTACGCATCTGGAATGGTATTGGAAGTGGCTGCTATTGGTGTTTCCCATGACCAGCTGGGTCAGGCTATCGTACTTATCGTGGTATCTGCGACAGATGAGCCTGTTGAAGAGAAAGCAGTTATCAAGTATATCCAAAAACACATGCCAACCTATATGATGCCTTTGCGGGTAATTACTCAAAGTGCTTTAGCCAGAAACCCTAACGGCAAAATAGACAGAAAAACCTTAGCTGCAGAGTATGAAAATCTGTTTGTATCCGGAGAAAGTAAATGA
- a CDS encoding DUF6625 family protein: MQSKSDYKVILLSNYFGRWPFWIDFFFESCRRNTNYTWIIYTDCVIPDSVPNNIIFRPTSFEEYCHLVSKKLKINFRPSNPYKLCDIKPALGYIHSDDLHECDFWGYTDIDVIYGRLETFFTPEKMSKYDIISSGFRRVWGFLCLLRNSSEVKSLFKKVPDWKEKFEDCNHKAFDEKDFSDLFVKCKNFPSLLRKIINKFEGNARRVCFDEAWCNPDWKYGWIDGSTKYPKNWYWKNGILTNDLNGDREFSYLHFIHWKADEWRGISDCRSSLSLYKKNHSFWTINSKGISISE, translated from the coding sequence ATGCAAAGCAAGTCTGACTATAAAGTCATATTACTTAGTAATTATTTTGGGCGATGGCCTTTTTGGATTGACTTTTTCTTTGAGTCGTGCAGAAGAAATACTAATTATACATGGATTATTTATACTGACTGTGTAATACCCGATTCTGTCCCGAATAACATAATTTTCAGGCCAACTTCTTTTGAAGAATACTGTCATTTGGTATCAAAGAAATTGAAAATTAATTTTCGACCAAGTAATCCGTATAAGTTATGTGATATAAAGCCAGCATTAGGCTATATCCATTCTGACGACTTGCATGAGTGTGATTTTTGGGGATATACGGATATTGATGTTATATATGGCCGACTTGAAACATTCTTCACACCAGAGAAAATGTCTAAATACGATATAATTTCTTCGGGATTCAGAAGGGTTTGGGGTTTTTTATGCCTACTTAGAAATTCTTCAGAAGTGAAGTCTTTGTTCAAGAAAGTACCAGATTGGAAGGAAAAGTTTGAAGACTGTAACCATAAGGCATTTGATGAAAAAGACTTTAGTGATCTTTTTGTAAAGTGCAAAAATTTTCCTTCACTTCTTAGAAAAATAATAAATAAATTTGAAGGAAATGCACGAAGAGTTTGTTTTGATGAGGCGTGGTGTAATCCTGACTGGAAGTACGGGTGGATTGATGGGAGTACGAAGTATCCCAAAAATTGGTACTGGAAGAACGGAATTCTTACCAACGACCTTAATGGGGATAGAGAGTTTTCATATCTGCATTTTATTCACTGGAAAGCCGATGAGTGGAGGGGGATTTCTGATTGCCGAAGTAGCTTGAGTTTATATAAAAAAAACCACTCTTTTTGGACTATAAACAGTAAAGGTATAAGCATATCTGAATAA
- a CDS encoding IS607 family transposase, whose amino-acid sequence MCYARVSSGKQKSSIDTQKHILLQKHPDAEFLSDIASAFNFERKTLQTILESAVCGNPTHIVVATKDRLARSGFELIKWLVELSGGQIEVLDDPDNACEPFDTQELIGFITSFCNSHYGKRSAKRRKDSSVKKDQVLPRE is encoded by the coding sequence ATATGCTATGCAAGAGTCAGTTCTGGAAAGCAAAAATCCAGCATCGACACGCAAAAGCATATCTTACTCCAAAAACATCCTGACGCAGAATTTCTCAGCGACATTGCCAGTGCTTTCAACTTTGAGCGAAAAACACTGCAAACCATTCTGGAATCAGCGGTGTGCGGAAATCCAACCCATATTGTGGTTGCCACAAAAGATCGCCTTGCCCGATCAGGATTTGAACTTATCAAGTGGCTTGTTGAATTATCGGGAGGACAAATCGAAGTTTTGGATGACCCGGATAACGCCTGTGAGCCATTCGACACCCAAGAGCTTATCGGTTTCATTACCTCATTCTGCAATAGCCACTACGGGAAGCGATCTGCTAAAAGACGCAAAGATAGTAGCGTCAAAAAAGATCAGGTTTTACCCAGAGAATGA
- a CDS encoding polysaccharide pyruvyl transferase family protein produces MAIKLYWCRGEGRADSSKRNFGDYLSPLIVEMISREKVEYSPIKSADMISLGTILGKEVKSKRFIFFPRPLHVWGSGIGKPSETFSAHHYYHAVRGKKTHDNIVGSESIKPAYGDPGLLSNEWWLGKGAVKKKYRLGVVPHYVDKGSKEIQLIRSLSSIKLIDVFSPVEEVLREIQQCEFIISSSMHGLIVADSFGIPNNRVKFSDGIIDNYKFVDYYSSFNIDEPTPLIIDENFCLGKTLDLIHQKYHRPNLSRLIDNLVNSFPDI; encoded by the coding sequence ATGGCTATAAAACTTTACTGGTGCCGAGGAGAAGGCAGAGCTGACTCATCAAAAAGAAACTTTGGGGACTATTTATCACCACTCATTGTCGAAATGATCTCAAGAGAAAAAGTAGAATATTCGCCAATAAAGTCTGCCGATATGATTTCGTTAGGTACAATACTTGGCAAAGAGGTCAAGTCCAAGAGATTCATTTTTTTTCCTAGACCGCTTCATGTCTGGGGTAGTGGTATTGGGAAGCCCAGTGAGACTTTCTCTGCACATCATTACTATCACGCGGTTCGTGGTAAAAAGACCCATGATAATATAGTTGGATCAGAATCCATTAAACCTGCATATGGGGATCCTGGACTCCTATCCAATGAGTGGTGGCTAGGTAAAGGGGCGGTTAAGAAAAAATACCGTTTGGGTGTAGTACCGCATTATGTTGACAAGGGTTCGAAAGAGATCCAGCTTATAAGAAGTCTATCAAGCATAAAACTTATAGATGTTTTTTCTCCAGTAGAAGAGGTGCTTCGTGAGATACAGCAGTGTGAATTCATTATTTCATCAAGCATGCACGGCCTTATTGTTGCTGACTCTTTTGGAATTCCAAATAACCGCGTAAAGTTTTCAGATGGTATAATAGATAACTATAAATTTGTTGACTATTACTCTTCTTTTAACATTGATGAACCGACCCCATTAATCATTGATGAGAATTTTTGTCTTGGCAAAACTCTTGACCTTATTCATCAAAAATATCATAGACCCAATTTGAGCAGGCTAATCGACAATCTGGTCAATAGTTTTCCAGATATATAA
- a CDS encoding endonuclease/exonuclease/phosphatase family protein encodes MPAVQPSKAQTHYLPRDNDYVYSHNRFGRGCHYIGRFLSRPVSLVADSATKLFAHERPGKSNTTSESEKKKQNVPLWARKVARATAVTLFLVPSLALGMMGFSLRMIGNLFRNEISLIQTTVPPAVYNPERGLHLMTYNIGLMPSFIRNLNDLRSSQQRSQEIAEALTRNPDVTPDVVCFQEAFDQQATKQLCKDLSGHYHHIVHSVAPRETGLSSGLAIASKYPVKEATFRPFSDLAAEDQLANKGLLRIVLDLGNDKTAVVYNTHLQAKDGKTYETIRYEELLQVRKWIEEDSNNDRLNNVHHHGTFLMGDLNSARSDEQGVMSKKSEYDNAMQALGDSFSNSYYDTHDKGNDTRLLDRSESFFVNSDQETIKPEDRLEPNGTWYLGAGNRMHRPWGSRGWKEHPKVAMQCIYDYQMVYGDSEEKWAAHAEIRQMGLDIDNDLESGLSDHLPVSVIYRETEGFSAAIASLKPEDFNAPEVRELVNKLKHAYGHQSSNQISENILDPEFAGVNPLHKIAKLRDQYKRESLIVNELNQLEKIVRQSMNPVFGTSGSNTG; translated from the coding sequence ATGCCTGCAGTCCAGCCATCTAAAGCACAGACCCATTATCTACCCAGAGATAATGACTATGTTTATTCTCACAACCGCTTTGGTCGTGGTTGCCATTATATTGGCCGGTTTCTGTCCCGGCCGGTTTCGCTGGTCGCCGATTCGGCAACAAAGCTGTTTGCCCATGAACGACCGGGCAAAAGCAACACGACTTCCGAGAGTGAAAAAAAGAAGCAAAATGTACCACTGTGGGCCAGAAAAGTAGCCCGGGCAACTGCTGTTACGCTATTTCTGGTGCCCTCGCTGGCATTGGGAATGATGGGATTCTCCCTGCGCATGATCGGCAATCTGTTCAGGAACGAAATTTCCCTGATTCAGACTACTGTTCCACCCGCCGTTTATAATCCTGAACGGGGCCTGCATTTGATGACCTATAACATTGGCCTCATGCCCTCGTTTATACGCAATCTGAACGACCTGCGCTCATCACAGCAGCGCAGCCAGGAGATTGCCGAAGCATTAACCCGGAATCCTGACGTTACTCCTGATGTTGTCTGCTTCCAGGAGGCGTTTGACCAGCAGGCGACGAAGCAGCTCTGTAAGGATCTCAGTGGCCACTACCATCATATTGTTCACAGTGTTGCCCCCCGTGAAACCGGATTGAGTAGTGGTCTGGCCATTGCCAGCAAATATCCCGTAAAGGAGGCAACATTCAGGCCTTTCTCTGATCTGGCTGCAGAAGACCAGCTGGCCAATAAAGGATTGCTGCGGATCGTGCTGGATCTCGGTAACGATAAAACGGCCGTGGTTTATAATACGCACCTTCAGGCCAAAGACGGAAAAACCTATGAGACGATTCGCTATGAGGAGTTGCTTCAGGTAAGAAAATGGATTGAGGAAGATAGCAATAACGACAGGCTTAATAACGTACATCATCATGGCACCTTCCTGATGGGAGACCTGAACAGTGCACGGTCAGACGAGCAGGGTGTGATGAGTAAAAAGTCGGAGTACGATAACGCCATGCAGGCACTGGGGGACAGTTTTTCCAACAGCTACTACGACACCCATGATAAAGGAAATGATACCCGGCTGCTTGACCGCAGCGAGTCGTTTTTTGTCAATAGCGATCAGGAAACCATCAAGCCGGAAGATCGTCTGGAGCCGAATGGCACATGGTATCTTGGAGCCGGAAACAGAATGCATCGACCTTGGGGCAGCAGGGGCTGGAAAGAACATCCCAAGGTGGCAATGCAGTGTATTTATGATTACCAGATGGTGTATGGAGACTCTGAAGAAAAATGGGCAGCCCATGCAGAAATACGGCAAATGGGACTTGATATTGATAATGACCTGGAAAGCGGGCTATCTGACCATTTGCCAGTTTCGGTTATCTACCGGGAAACGGAAGGATTTTCTGCTGCCATTGCCAGTTTGAAGCCGGAGGATTTTAACGCCCCGGAGGTCAGGGAACTGGTTAATAAGCTGAAGCATGCCTATGGTCATCAGTCCAGTAATCAGATTAGTGAGAATATACTTGATCCAGAGTTCGCAGGCGTCAATCCCTTGCATAAAATTGCTAAACTCAGGGATCAGTACAAAAGGGAATCTTTGATTGTGAACGAGCTTAACCAGCTCGAAAAAATAGTCAGGCAAAGTATGAATCCTGTTTTCGGAACGTCTGGGTCGAACACCGGGTAA